TAAAGAGTCCGTCACTTTTAAAGGTTCAGCGGATTTGGCTCCGACAGCTTTGAACAAGATACGTGAAAGCGGCGGTATCAGTTATTACGAGATAAATCTGCTACAACAAGGGGTACAGGATCTGGGTAAATTGCGTAATGTTGGTTTCTCCCGTGCAAGCGGCAATGCCGCAGGCGAACTGTTTGTCAATGGCACAGCCTTCCATCTTGCGCGTTGGCCCAATCATGGGATGGTCCCCATGGGTAAGGTTATCGATGGGGGGTCTATTCCACGAAATAAAGATCTGAGTCATCGGGGTGGAGTTTTTCGGTATAAGGATTCGCGCATTGATCGGTGGGCACAAGAGGATGATCCTTGGGTCGCCGGTTATTTCAAATGGGGCTATGCTGATGATATGGTTCGCGTGAAGAGTATTGACGGGGAGAAACGAACTATTACAACGCGTGAACCGACCCTATATGGCTTTGATTACAAGAAAAAATATAGACAATGGTATGGTGTCAACCTATTGGTCGAACTGGATACTGTGGGTGAATTTTATGTAGATAGAAAGCTAGGGGCACTCTCATTTGCGCAAGATAAACCAATTACAAAATTGAGTTATTCGGTGTTGGACGAACCTTTTTTTAGTCTGATCGGAGCTGAATTTGTACAAATCAAAGGTATTCAATTTGAAGAATCAAGGGGAATGGGGATTTATATGCGCGATACGAAACAGGTGCTCATCGAAGACTGTACATTCCGTAATTTAGGCAGTTTGGGTATTGCTGTCGGATTTGGAATCAAACCCTTTGAGCAGATGCAACATGAGGGTTCAGGAGAACCACAAGATAACAGTATCGGTGACCTTCACCAGCATATCTATAGTCATCCCACATTTGATCATCGAGGTGGAGAGTCCAATGTGATCCGTCGTTGTCATTTTTATCGCTTGGGCGCCGGAGGTGTTTCCTTATCGGGTGGAAATCGGTTGAAGCTCAGCAAAGGTAATAATCGCATTGAACATTGTGTTTTCTCGGATTTGAATCGCCTGGAAAAATCCTACCGCCCAGCAATTGCACTCTATGGGGTAGGGAATGTGGTCAAAAATTGTGAGATCGCAGATCTGCCAAGTATGGCCATTCTTATCCACGGCAATGCACACACCATTGAATACAATTACATCCATCATGTGGCGCAGGAAGTTGACGATCAGGGAGCGATTTATATTGGACGGGATCCTTCGGAACGACATAATCTCATCCAGTATAATTTGCTAGCAAATATCCCGAAAAAACTAAGAACTTCAGGAATATATCACGATGATGCTTCCAGTGGAACGAAAGTCGTTGGGAATATTTTTGTGAATGCGGGCGAGCGATCCGCATTTATTGGGGGCGGGTCGGATAACTGGTATGTCAATAACTTATTTGTTGCTGCGGGAAGATGGGCCGTTCGTGTGGACAATCGTTTGGAAAACTGGCTAAAGAAACTCAATGTATACGGATCTGGCAGTTTGTTTTATGATCGCCTTGTCGGTGTACGTTATCTGATGGATCCCTATCGTAGTGCCTATCCAGAACTGGCATTACAATTCGATCGTAGCGGGAAACCGAGTGGAAATGTTTTTCAGGATAACCGCTTTTACAATTGCAAACGGACCTTAAAAGGAAAAAGAAAATGGTTGGCCTGGGATCAAAGTAATGCGGTGAAATATCTGCCTAGTTTAGAGCAAGATTATCAAAAGATGAATTTGAAAGATTTAAAGAAAGCCTTGCAAAGCCAAGCGATGAAGCAGCATATTCCTGTAGACTACATTGGTCCACAATAGCGATAGTGTGCTTTTTCGTTTGTGAAACCAACGTATTGATAATTATAAAGATACGGCAAAGAACTAGCGATATCGTCTGGGTGGTACTTTAGGGAAAAACGGAATCTAATGATACTAGATTCCGTTTTTTGTTATTATTTCATTTTTTCTGTTTGTTTTCTTATCCAATCGAACCATTCATTTTTTTGATCGGGATGCATCCAATGTCCGGTTTCCTTATAGATGCGTAATACTTTTGGTGCACTGATCCCATTGTAGCTCGCATACATGGAAGTTGGTGGACATACAACATCATTGAACCCCCATGAATAGAAACCCGGTACACGAATGCGTTTGGCAAAGTTGACCACATCGTAGTAGGAGAGCGTATTTTCTAGCCCATCGATCTTCTTTAAAACGCTGTAGTTGGTGGGCGCAAAATAATGGGGCCATCCACCCGCACGATGATGCAGATAACCTGTGACATCCGACAGTGCGGGATACAGTGCAGCTACTGCTGTAACGCGTTTATCCAATGCGGTGGTTACGATGCTTAGGGCACCGCCTTGGCTCCCGCCCATGACGATCAGGTTTTTTCCATCCCATTCGGGCAGGGAGGATAGATAGTCATTGGCCCTTATACAACCTAAATAAACCCGTTTATAGTAAAATTGATCTTTATCCTGAAGGTTATTGTTATAATATGCACGCAGGGCTCCGGCAGCGAGATCTTTGTAAACGACGGAATCTAAATCCACGGGAATGCCATGTATTCCGATGCTCAACACAATCATCCCTTTGGAGGCCAGTTCAATCTCCGGACCATAGGGACGGACCCCAGCTCCAGGTACACGTAAGACGGCGGGATATTTGCCCGGATCGGAAGGGACACTAAGGATTCCATAGATTTTACTGTTTCCGATGTTGTTGAAAGAAACTCGGAAGACATCAACTTCCACTGTGCTTCTGTCTGGTAATAGGGTCTTCGTTGCTTGCATCGGAACAGGTTTGAGTTCCGAAATAGCCTTATCCCAAAATGAATCAAAGTCATTGGGTGAATGCTGTGTTGCCGCAATCTTTTCGGGTGAGAAACCGATGGTGCAGAGTTTTTTGGTCTGCTTTCCATTTTTTGTTACGATAACTGTGCAGCGTAAAAATCCTGGCTTTTTTAAGGTAAAAGCACCACTTTTAAAATGTCCTGAAAAATCTGGAATCTGTTCTTTGACAAAGGGATTGACCATTTCGGCCCCAATCTCATAGGAAACGCTATCGCCTTTGAAGGGTTGCCCGTTAGCTTGGATACTAATACCAAAACTGACTTTATCTCCTGGTTTTGCAAGCCAGTCAGCATAGGCAGTCTTAATTTCAATAGCTAGTTTTCCAGATTGGCCCCTGCTGCTGAAGACACAAAGCAAGAATAGGATTGAGAGGAAAAATTTGTTGATCTGTTGCATTATAAGCGATTCTAAAGAGATTATTTGCCCGCTTCAATAAGAAGCAGAAGTCCGACAATAAATAAGATAAACATGAGCGTCAGTAATAAAACGACCTGCCTGGAGGCACCTTTAAATTCCCGCCATATAAATACACCCCAGAGTGCAGCGACCAATGTCGCACCCTGCCCCAGTCCATAGGAAATGGCTGGCCCCGCTTTACCGGCCGCAATAAGGTTGAGCGAGTTGCCGATCCCCCAGATGATACCCCCCAATAGACCAACAGTATGTACGCTAAAATTTCCGTTGAAATATTCTTTATAGCTCAAAGGAGGGCCATTTAATGGTTTTTTCATCAGCAAAGTGTTAAAAATAAAATTGCTCAATAAAATACCCGTCGAAAAGATAAATACGGCGGTATATGGGGTCATCTTTCCGCTTGCAGGTGCCTCAAAATTATCAAGGTCCATGGCAGAAGCAATAAAGCGATAAAAAAGCGACATCAAAAGTCCTGCTAGGAGGCTTAACAACAAGCCTTTAGAAGAGCGATTGTTTTGTGTTTTTGTTACTTTTTTGTATGCAATGGCATTGATTATAATGGCAATAGCGATACAGATGACCCCTATGAATAGGAGAGTAGGGTTTCCTTTGGTTGCGGCAATATAGTTGATCAGTACACCTAAAATCAATGCAGTCCCGATACCGACTGGGAATGCCACAGCCATCCCCGCTAGCGCGATGGCCGAAGAAAGAAGGATATTGGCGGCATTAAAAATAATTCCCCCCAATAGGGCATTGAAAATATGCTGGGATTCGGCCTGTTTCAGATCGGCGACAAAAGGCCTGCCGAGGTCGCCATGGCTACCCAGTGTAAAGGCAAAGATCAGCGAAAGCAGAAAAATACCTAATACGTAATCCCAATAGAAAAGTTCATAGCGCCAGTTTTTGTTCGCTAATTTTTGAGTGTTTGCCCAGGAACCCCAGCAAAGCATTGTTATGATGCAGAAAAAAATGGCCTGTGCATAGCTGCTTACAATAAACATAGGGTAATATTTGATCCGTTAATTTATTAAATTATCGCTTACTATCGTCCGGTTGTTGGTATCCATACCTTGGAAAAACCACCGGTTTGACTTGCATCCGCATAGGGCACCAGGAGAATAGATTGTTTCTTATTGTCACTTGTGCTGATGTCGGTTGAATAAGCCAAAGTACCCACCCAATTTTTAGGCAATTTATCCTGCGCTTCGGTCAGTTTGATCGCCACCTTTTCGGGGTAAACCAATTTGGCGGTTTCGAAATCTACTTGTGGATTTAGTGACTGATCTAGGGCAAAGATCTGTGGTCCTCTTTTTAAGGTGAAGCTTCCGGGATAGGTCTTCCCACCGTTGACGATTTCTGTTCGAATATCAAAAGATATGCTGATTTTATCGTTGTCCTTCCACTGACGCACTATTTTTAGAAGCTGGTTGGGCTCAGATCTATAGGTTTTCCCATTTACTGTTGCGGTATAATTTGTCGCCCATTCAGGAACCCGTAATTGTAGTGGGAACTGTGCTGATTGTGGGAGGTTTACCTGCAAGGTGGCGGTGCCTTTTCGTGGAAACTCACTCGTCAGGGTCAGCTCCAGCGGAATTGTCTGTTGTGATGAAGTCTTGATGTTTTCTTTGATCTGTGCCGGTTCGTAGAGCAATACGGTTGGAATATGGTTTAATTGACCAAAATTCAGGTAAGGAATAAGTGCGATCCCCCGTGGGACACTGCTCAAACAGCAGGTGATATTACAGCGGTAAGGTTTTTCGCCAATAAGCGGTGTGTAATAGCTCACACAACCTGTTTGTGGGTTTTCGGCACCCAGTAGATGGTTGTAGATTGTCTTCTCGATTTCATTGTAATATTTTAAATCGCCGGTAATGGAGAATAGCTGTGTATTGAACTGTAACCAGGTGGTAGTGACGCAGCCTTCACCCATGTGTGCTGAAGTATCTGCAAGTAAATAATGATCGTCCTGAAAACGTTCATGGTCGCTTGACGTACCGGTTACGAACAAACGGTTGGCACTGATATCATCGAAAGTATAGTTAATTACATTCAAAAGATCTTTATCGCCAGTTAAACGATACATTTTCACGAGTCCGACGATATTGGAAAGCATTTCGTAGGCTTTGGCATTGGCGACTTTGTCCACACGTTTGTATTTTAAAATGGAGGTGACGATGGCTGGGCCACCTTCGAAGTCGTAAGCGCGGATGATATAGCGGCAAAAATCAAGGTATTTTTTGTCTCCGGTCCATCGGTATAAATCCAACATGGGGTCAATGACAGAGGTGGCTGCCATACCCACGTGTGATCCAGATTTGAGGATGTTTTTTTTGCCAGGGGTATCGCCGAAAGTGTTGTAGAGCAAATCTCCGATCTGTGTTGCTGCCTTTAATGCTTTTGGATCACCTACAACACCATAGTAGGCTAGCAACCCGAAGAGGTCGTATTTGTGTACCCAAACATCCCAGGATGTCCAGCGGTTTTCGGGCAGATAGGTGCCGAGATAGCCATCTTCGCCTTGTGTTTCGAGCAAGCGATGAAACATCCGGTCCATCTGTTGTTTCAGCCGGCTATCTTTGGTGACAAGCCAGGTATTGGCCGCTGCTTCGAGGTATTTGCCAATATGTTCACCTATCCAGCGTTGCTTTCCCGGCCGCGTGTGAAAACCTTCCAATAAGCCCTCCTCATCTACTTGGAGGAGCCTCTTTTCCAGGTTGAGCTGGTAGCGATTGCCCAAGTAACCGCTCAGTATATCGATCTGGGGAATCGCAAGATCATATTGGGAAGGGACGACGTAATCTACTTTTGGCATAGCCGCTGTTGTGATCAGCTGTGCTATACTCTGTTGGATGGTTGTCAGTAGTAAGACTGTTGTTGATAAAAGAATACGAATAGACATGTTAATTTAAATAGGATGAATAATTGATTATATGAGGTTTTAATTGGATGCTGTACTGTATTCCCGCCAGTAGGGAATAGAGGTCTGTGCTCCTAGGCGTGTAACGGAGATTGCTGCAGCTTTTGAAGCCAGTCTAACGGCATCTATGACAGGTATATTCCTAGCGATGGCACTTGCTAAAACCCCACAGAAGGTGTCGCCAGCGGCTGTACTGTCAACTGCATCGACTTTTTCGGCAGGAACCTGGAAATAGTTGTTTGCTTCCTTGATAAGTGATCCTTTTGCGCCCATAGTAATGATAATAGTGCCTGGACATTTCTGACTGATCGTATCGGCAGCCAGACGAGCTGTCTCCCAATTTTCAATCCTGACTTCGGTGTAATATTGTGCTTCAGATGTGTTTAAGATCAGGATATCAATTCGGTTTAAAATACTGTCTGGGAGTGGCTGCGCAGGAGCAGTGTTTAAGATGATTTTGGTATTGTGCTGCATCGCAATAGCGCTGGCTTCTTCTATTGTTGCTATGGGGATTTCCAGCTGTATGAGCAATACCGCAGCTTCGCAGATAACGTTCTGAACAGCCAGTACTTCTTGTGGTAGCAGCGCTGCATTTGATCCGGGTGCAACAAGAATACAGTTTTCACCTTGTGCGTCTACAGATATGAGTGCAACACCGGAGGGGTTTGTCAGATCCTGAAAGATTGTGTCAACCTGAATGCCTTCCTGCTGGTAATGGGTAATGGCCTGTTGACCAAAGATGTCGTTCCCAACTTTGGCAATAAAAGATACCTGCGCACCAGCTCTGGCTGCGGCAACAGCCTGATTGGCTCCTTTTCCACCAGGGACCATGAAAAACTGTCCACCTAGCACTGTTTCGCCCGGCACAGGAAGATGGGAGGCTTTGATCACCATATCCGTATTGGAGCTGCCTAGCACGACAATATTTGTTCTGCTCATAAAATATTAGGTTTACACGTTATTACTTGATTACTAGTCAAAAGTACAGAATTCATGTCTTGGTTAATTATTATTACCTTTTTTTTCGTTCAGGTAAGGGCAGGATAGTTGAGGGAAGATATTTCCTATTTTTTTGATGTATATAAGGTATCTTAGTGTATTCTTCTGACTGAGGATACGAGAGATTCCTTTGTGTGCAATTTCAATCGGAGGATATACCAATTGAAACTTAAAAGTTTCTTATCGTGCTTATAATGTAGATATCCAAGCCATGAATATGACCAATGCAATAGCTCAGTTTTTAAAAACACTGGAAATTAGTGATTTTTCGGCCACACCCAAATACTTACAACTAGC
The window above is part of the Sphingobacterium sp. ML3W genome. Proteins encoded here:
- a CDS encoding acetylxylan esterase, whose translation is MQQINKFFLSILFLLCVFSSRGQSGKLAIEIKTAYADWLAKPGDKVSFGISIQANGQPFKGDSVSYEIGAEMVNPFVKEQIPDFSGHFKSGAFTLKKPGFLRCTVIVTKNGKQTKKLCTIGFSPEKIAATQHSPNDFDSFWDKAISELKPVPMQATKTLLPDRSTVEVDVFRVSFNNIGNSKIYGILSVPSDPGKYPAVLRVPGAGVRPYGPEIELASKGMIVLSIGIHGIPVDLDSVVYKDLAAGALRAYYNNNLQDKDQFYYKRVYLGCIRANDYLSSLPEWDGKNLIVMGGSQGGALSIVTTALDKRVTAVAALYPALSDVTGYLHHRAGGWPHYFAPTNYSVLKKIDGLENTLSYYDVVNFAKRIRVPGFYSWGFNDVVCPPTSMYASYNGISAPKVLRIYKETGHWMHPDQKNEWFDWIRKQTEKMK
- the rbsK gene encoding ribokinase, with the translated sequence MSRTNIVVLGSSNTDMVIKASHLPVPGETVLGGQFFMVPGGKGANQAVAAARAGAQVSFIAKVGNDIFGQQAITHYQQEGIQVDTIFQDLTNPSGVALISVDAQGENCILVAPGSNAALLPQEVLAVQNVICEAAVLLIQLEIPIATIEEASAIAMQHNTKIILNTAPAQPLPDSILNRIDILILNTSEAQYYTEVRIENWETARLAADTISQKCPGTIIITMGAKGSLIKEANNYFQVPAEKVDAVDSTAAGDTFCGVLASAIARNIPVIDAVRLASKAAAISVTRLGAQTSIPYWREYSTASN
- a CDS encoding beta-L-arabinofuranosidase domain-containing protein, whose amino-acid sequence is MSIRILLSTTVLLLTTIQQSIAQLITTAAMPKVDYVVPSQYDLAIPQIDILSGYLGNRYQLNLEKRLLQVDEEGLLEGFHTRPGKQRWIGEHIGKYLEAAANTWLVTKDSRLKQQMDRMFHRLLETQGEDGYLGTYLPENRWTSWDVWVHKYDLFGLLAYYGVVGDPKALKAATQIGDLLYNTFGDTPGKKNILKSGSHVGMAATSVIDPMLDLYRWTGDKKYLDFCRYIIRAYDFEGGPAIVTSILKYKRVDKVANAKAYEMLSNIVGLVKMYRLTGDKDLLNVINYTFDDISANRLFVTGTSSDHERFQDDHYLLADTSAHMGEGCVTTTWLQFNTQLFSITGDLKYYNEIEKTIYNHLLGAENPQTGCVSYYTPLIGEKPYRCNITCCLSSVPRGIALIPYLNFGQLNHIPTVLLYEPAQIKENIKTSSQQTIPLELTLTSEFPRKGTATLQVNLPQSAQFPLQLRVPEWATNYTATVNGKTYRSEPNQLLKIVRQWKDNDKISISFDIRTEIVNGGKTYPGSFTLKRGPQIFALDQSLNPQVDFETAKLVYPEKVAIKLTEAQDKLPKNWVGTLAYSTDISTSDNKKQSILLVPYADASQTGGFSKVWIPTTGR
- a CDS encoding right-handed parallel beta-helix repeat-containing protein, which produces MTPYPNYLRSIRIAFVYCLLSLITVAAYAQLEVFVAMNGDDQSAGSMDHPVASLERAIALIRERRTTDHGGMAIIQVREGTYAFVHGISLDSKDNNTLIQAYGKESVTFKGSADLAPTALNKIRESGGISYYEINLLQQGVQDLGKLRNVGFSRASGNAAGELFVNGTAFHLARWPNHGMVPMGKVIDGGSIPRNKDLSHRGGVFRYKDSRIDRWAQEDDPWVAGYFKWGYADDMVRVKSIDGEKRTITTREPTLYGFDYKKKYRQWYGVNLLVELDTVGEFYVDRKLGALSFAQDKPITKLSYSVLDEPFFSLIGAEFVQIKGIQFEESRGMGIYMRDTKQVLIEDCTFRNLGSLGIAVGFGIKPFEQMQHEGSGEPQDNSIGDLHQHIYSHPTFDHRGGESNVIRRCHFYRLGAGGVSLSGGNRLKLSKGNNRIEHCVFSDLNRLEKSYRPAIALYGVGNVVKNCEIADLPSMAILIHGNAHTIEYNYIHHVAQEVDDQGAIYIGRDPSERHNLIQYNLLANIPKKLRTSGIYHDDASSGTKVVGNIFVNAGERSAFIGGGSDNWYVNNLFVAAGRWAVRVDNRLENWLKKLNVYGSGSLFYDRLVGVRYLMDPYRSAYPELALQFDRSGKPSGNVFQDNRFYNCKRTLKGKRKWLAWDQSNAVKYLPSLEQDYQKMNLKDLKKALQSQAMKQHIPVDYIGPQ
- a CDS encoding GRP family sugar transporter: MFIVSSYAQAIFFCIITMLCWGSWANTQKLANKNWRYELFYWDYVLGIFLLSLIFAFTLGSHGDLGRPFVADLKQAESQHIFNALLGGIIFNAANILLSSAIALAGMAVAFPVGIGTALILGVLINYIAATKGNPTLLFIGVICIAIAIIINAIAYKKVTKTQNNRSSKGLLLSLLAGLLMSLFYRFIASAMDLDNFEAPASGKMTPYTAVFIFSTGILLSNFIFNTLLMKKPLNGPPLSYKEYFNGNFSVHTVGLLGGIIWGIGNSLNLIAAGKAGPAISYGLGQGATLVAALWGVFIWREFKGASRQVVLLLTLMFILFIVGLLLLIEAGK